One Colias croceus chromosome 28, ilColCroc2.1 DNA window includes the following coding sequences:
- the LOC123704207 gene encoding putative gamma-glutamylcyclotransferase CG2811 isoform X3 encodes MIKVLSVVLITNLKNNNFIAYRDMSHKVFVYGTLKRNEPNHHWLTNPEHGTGTFLTEGITKNKYPLIIATKYNIPFLLYSPGDGHHIKGEIYEVDDIMLSKLDILEDHPKWYVREIDDILVKKPGSNDEEIVKCWVYFLKNFRPELLKRQLFECYSSSGTHGLKYLESEENEASLEDLKELQK; translated from the exons atgaTTAAGGTTTTGAGTGTAGTTTTgataactaatttaaaaaataataatttcatcgcATATCGAGAT atgtcTCACAAAGTATTTGTTTATGGAACGCTAAAACGCAATGAGCCCAACCACCACTGGCTTACAAACCCTGAACATGGCACAGGAACTTTTCTAACCGAAGGGATTACTAAGAATAAGTACCCACTTATCATAGCCACAAAGTATAATATACCATTTCTCTTATATAGCCCTGGTGATGGACATCATATAAAAG GCGAAATCTATGAAGTGGATGACATCATGCTCAGCAAATTGGATATTTTAGAAGATCATCCCAAATGGTATGTCAGAGAAATTGACGATATACTGGTTAAGAAACc AGGCTCCAATGATGAAGAAATAGTAAAATGCTGGGTGTATTTCTTGAAAAACTTTCGACCGGAATTATTGAAACGGCAACTTTTCGAATGCTACTCTTCTAGCGGTACACATGGCTTGAAATATTTGGAAAG tGAAGAGAACGAAGCATCCTTAGAAGACCTAAAAGAACTGcagaagtaa
- the LOC123704207 gene encoding putative gamma-glutamylcyclotransferase CG2811 isoform X5: MSHKVFVYGTLKRNEPNHHWLTNPEHGTGTFLTEGITKNKYPLIIATKYNIPFLLYSPGDGHHIKGEIYEVDDIMLSKLDILEDHPKWYVREIDDILVKKPGSNDEEIVKCWVYFLKNFRPELLKRQLFECYSSSGTHGLKYLERSKRDPNHNHYSEVKRTKHP, from the exons atgtcTCACAAAGTATTTGTTTATGGAACGCTAAAACGCAATGAGCCCAACCACCACTGGCTTACAAACCCTGAACATGGCACAGGAACTTTTCTAACCGAAGGGATTACTAAGAATAAGTACCCACTTATCATAGCCACAAAGTATAATATACCATTTCTCTTATATAGCCCTGGTGATGGACATCATATAAAAG GCGAAATCTATGAAGTGGATGACATCATGCTCAGCAAATTGGATATTTTAGAAGATCATCCCAAATGGTATGTCAGAGAAATTGACGATATACTGGTTAAGAAACc AGGCTCCAATGATGAAGAAATAGTAAAATGCTGGGTGTATTTCTTGAAAAACTTTCGACCGGAATTATTGAAACGGCAACTTTTCGAATGCTACTCTTCTAGCGGTACACATGGCTTGAAATATTTGGAAAGGTCAAAACGCGATCCTAATCATAACCATTATTCTGaag tGAAGAGAACGAAGCATCCTTAG
- the LOC123704207 gene encoding putative gamma-glutamylcyclotransferase CG2811 isoform X1, giving the protein MIKVLSVVLITNLKNNNFIAYRDMSHKVFVYGTLKRNEPNHHWLTNPEHGTGTFLTEGITKNKYPLIIATKYNIPFLLYSPGDGHHIKGEIYEVDDIMLSKLDILEDHPKWYVREIDDILVKKPGSNDEEIVKCWVYFLKNFRPELLKRQLFECYSSSGTHGLKYLERSKRDPNHNHYSEVKRTKHP; this is encoded by the exons atgaTTAAGGTTTTGAGTGTAGTTTTgataactaatttaaaaaataataatttcatcgcATATCGAGAT atgtcTCACAAAGTATTTGTTTATGGAACGCTAAAACGCAATGAGCCCAACCACCACTGGCTTACAAACCCTGAACATGGCACAGGAACTTTTCTAACCGAAGGGATTACTAAGAATAAGTACCCACTTATCATAGCCACAAAGTATAATATACCATTTCTCTTATATAGCCCTGGTGATGGACATCATATAAAAG GCGAAATCTATGAAGTGGATGACATCATGCTCAGCAAATTGGATATTTTAGAAGATCATCCCAAATGGTATGTCAGAGAAATTGACGATATACTGGTTAAGAAACc AGGCTCCAATGATGAAGAAATAGTAAAATGCTGGGTGTATTTCTTGAAAAACTTTCGACCGGAATTATTGAAACGGCAACTTTTCGAATGCTACTCTTCTAGCGGTACACATGGCTTGAAATATTTGGAAAGGTCAAAACGCGATCCTAATCATAACCATTATTCTGaag tGAAGAGAACGAAGCATCCTTAG
- the LOC123704207 gene encoding putative gamma-glutamylcyclotransferase CG2811 isoform X4: MIVLLSCNLELIVNVMSHKVFVYGTLKRNEPNHHWLTNPEHGTGTFLTEGITKNKYPLIIATKYNIPFLLYSPGDGHHIKGEIYEVDDIMLSKLDILEDHPKWYVREIDDILVKKPGSNDEEIVKCWVYFLKNFRPELLKRQLFECYSSSGTHGLKYLERSKRDPNHNHYSEVKRTKHP; this comes from the exons ATGATTGTACTATTATCATGTAATTTAGAATTAATAGTGAATGTA atgtcTCACAAAGTATTTGTTTATGGAACGCTAAAACGCAATGAGCCCAACCACCACTGGCTTACAAACCCTGAACATGGCACAGGAACTTTTCTAACCGAAGGGATTACTAAGAATAAGTACCCACTTATCATAGCCACAAAGTATAATATACCATTTCTCTTATATAGCCCTGGTGATGGACATCATATAAAAG GCGAAATCTATGAAGTGGATGACATCATGCTCAGCAAATTGGATATTTTAGAAGATCATCCCAAATGGTATGTCAGAGAAATTGACGATATACTGGTTAAGAAACc AGGCTCCAATGATGAAGAAATAGTAAAATGCTGGGTGTATTTCTTGAAAAACTTTCGACCGGAATTATTGAAACGGCAACTTTTCGAATGCTACTCTTCTAGCGGTACACATGGCTTGAAATATTTGGAAAGGTCAAAACGCGATCCTAATCATAACCATTATTCTGaag tGAAGAGAACGAAGCATCCTTAG
- the LOC123704207 gene encoding putative gamma-glutamylcyclotransferase CG2811 isoform X2: protein MIKVLSVVLITNLKNNNFIAYRDMSHKVFVYGTLKRNEPNHHWLTNPEHGTGTFLTEGITKNKYPLIIATKYNIPFLLYSPGDGHHIKGEIYEVDDIMLSKLDILEDHPKWYVREIDDILVKKPGSNDEEIVKCWVYFLKNFRPELLKRQLFECYSSSGTHGLKYLERSKRDPNHNHYSEVKK from the exons atgaTTAAGGTTTTGAGTGTAGTTTTgataactaatttaaaaaataataatttcatcgcATATCGAGAT atgtcTCACAAAGTATTTGTTTATGGAACGCTAAAACGCAATGAGCCCAACCACCACTGGCTTACAAACCCTGAACATGGCACAGGAACTTTTCTAACCGAAGGGATTACTAAGAATAAGTACCCACTTATCATAGCCACAAAGTATAATATACCATTTCTCTTATATAGCCCTGGTGATGGACATCATATAAAAG GCGAAATCTATGAAGTGGATGACATCATGCTCAGCAAATTGGATATTTTAGAAGATCATCCCAAATGGTATGTCAGAGAAATTGACGATATACTGGTTAAGAAACc AGGCTCCAATGATGAAGAAATAGTAAAATGCTGGGTGTATTTCTTGAAAAACTTTCGACCGGAATTATTGAAACGGCAACTTTTCGAATGCTACTCTTCTAGCGGTACACATGGCTTGAAATATTTGGAAAGGTCAAAACGCGATCCTAATCATAACCATTATTCTGaagttaagaaataa